The genome window ACTACCAGTTTTTGAGTTAATTGGTGATTTGTCTGTAAATACAGCGAAGTGGATGCAGGAGATGAGTCAGCAAATTGAAGGCTGGATTGTTACAAATGAAAAAGTTAATATAGATATTCTTGAAGAGAGAATGAAACCAGATGTTGCCGATGAGGTCTTTGAACTTGATCGATGTGTTGAGTGTGGCTGTTGTGTTGCGGGTTGTGGAACAAAACGAATGCATGATAATTTTGTCGGAGCAGTTGCATTAAATAGAGTTGCTCGTTTTCATGCCGATCCTAGAGATGTCCGAACTGATGAGTATTGGTATGACATTATCGGAAATGATGACGGAATTTTTGGCTGTATGTCGCTACTTGGTTGTGCAGATGTTTGTCCAAAAGAGTTGCCTCTACAAAGCAAACTTGCATTTTTACGAAGAAAAATGGTGGCTCAGGGCTAATTTTTTATGTTCGGATTCACTCCGAGCATCTTCACAAATCCCTATTCTGATAAAATCAAAAAAAAAGGAAATAGGGTTTGCGAACCCTAAAATATTCTACAATTTTTCCATTTTAAAACTCTGTTTGAAATGGTGCATGAAAAGATAGTCCGACCTCATCGATGTTTAAAAGGTGAAATCAGAAATGTAAATTATAATTACTTGTTTTTAAAATTAAGTTTCAGCGAAATCGTGCATGAATTCCGAAACAAATTCGGAATAGATATTTAAATAAGTTTTCCCTCATTTAAAAATTGAGATGGTTCAAAGCTTTTATCTTTTTTGTCGTCCATTCTTGCAAATGATAGATATAAAATCTCTTTCGCTCTTGTTACGGCAACATAAAAAAGTCGTCGCTCTTCATCAATTCCGCCATCACTCTGTTTTGATAATTTTGTATTTGGAAATCGCCCGTCCATTAAATCAACAATATAGACTTCACGAAATTCAAGACCTTTTGATGCATGAACAGTCAATAAATTTACACCGTCGCCTTTTGTTAAATCCTTAGAACCGAGAACCATGGCATTTAAAAAAGATCGGTGGTCGTTGTAACTCATAGAGAGTTTTTTGATGATTTTTACACGATTTACAATTCCCGCAACAGCATCTTTCTCTTTCTCTTTACTGTGTTCCCCATTTGGCAATTTTGATCGCGAACTTTTCAAAATATTCAAAATATATCGATAGATTTTTCCATTTGCAATAAGTTCGATAACTTTTACAGGATTTTTTGCATGTCTAAAAGTTAAAAGTAATTTACGGAATTCAAAAAGCAATTCCGCACCATCTTCAGAAAGTCGCGGGTGTTTCAAAATTGGATTAGATAAAAATTGTTCGGGAAAATTAAATTTTTGAAATCTTGAAACACTTCCGAGTTCTATAAAATCATTACTCAAAAGCAGTTGCCGATTATTTTGTCCGCTTTTAAATGGATTTGAAATATTTCGATTTGGCTCGTAAAAACCTCTGTAAATATCTCCATTTCCAAGCAGTTTTAGTGCTTCAAAAATATCTTTAGCTGTTCCAACTCCAAGACCTTTTGCATATTCAAAAATGTGAATAAATGCCATCATATCTTTGTGATTTAGCAAAATTGTGTAAATGTCAAGAAGTGCTTTCACCTCTTTTGTTTCAAAAAGCGACCGACCGCCTCGCCGTTTTGCAGGAATATTGAATTTTCTCAAAGCTCCCTCGATTCCGTCGGCGGACGAATTATTTCGGAAAAGGATTGCGATTTCAGAGTGTTCAGTTTTTGATTTTTTGACAATTTCAGAAATTCCATCATATTGAGAAAAAAGCTTGTCAAATTTTAGTAATTTTGGCGGAATATTTGGAAACTTTTTTGTAACTTCTAACTGCTTTTCGTAGAGTCTCTCATTTTTTGAAATCACAAGATTTGCTAAATCAAGAATTGGTTTTGTTGAACGGTAATTTTTGACAAGAGTATGAACTTTGGCATTTGGAAATTTTTCGGTGAAAGAACCAATAATTGAGATGTTTGCACCGTTAAAAGCATAAATACTTTGGTCGTAATCACCAACACAAAAGAGTGATTTCGGTTTCAATTCCGCAATTAGAGAATCTTGTAAAAGATTTGTGTCCTGATATTCGTCAATCAAGATTTCAACATATTCGGGACGATCATTTTTTAAACTCTCTTTCATTCTCAAAAGCAAATCATTAAAATTCATAAAGCCGAGTTCCCGTTTTGTCTCTTCAAACTCATCTACAATATTTTGATAGACATCAGCAAAAATTTCGTGGTCTTCTTTGTTTTCCTCAATCCAATCACCAAAATCTTTTTCTAACTCGATATTTTGATAAAAATTATAAACTTCATAAAGATATTTTGAAGAATACGGCACAGCAAGTTCGGAGTCAATTTGAGAAAAATCTCGTCTTTCATAAATTGTCCGGAAAAGTGTCCGAATATCGCCCTCTTGTTTCAAAATTAGATTTGGATTTCGGCTTCTCAAATATTTATAACTTACCGAGTGAAAAGTTCCCGCAACAATTCGCGATGCAATCTCTTTGTCAAAAATTTTCGCAACTCGCTCAACCATTTCGCCAGATGCCTTATTTGTAAAAGTGAGTAATAGAATTTTTTCGGGTGAAACTCCTTTTTCGATGAGGTTCGCAATTCGTCCAACAATTGTAGATGTTTTTCCAGTTCCAGCCGAAGCGATAACAAGATTGTATCCGAGTGAAGATTCAACAGCCTCTTTTTGCTCTCTATTTAAATTTGATATGTTTTTTCCTTTTTTAGTAAAATCGTTAAAAATTTGAAAGAAAAAAATATGAGAATTCTAAAAGATATTGTTTCTATGAAAAGTGAGACTCCAAACAGCGGTGGAATTTTAGAATATATCGAAAATTTACTACCCGATTTTAGTGCCGAATATTTTCGAGAGGGCGGTGTTGAAAACCTCTTTTTGAAAAAAAAATTTTCTGATGGAATTCATCTCTGTTTAGCTGGACATATTGATGTTGTTCCTGCGGGAGAAGGTTGGGAAACAGAGCCGTATGAACCAGTTGAAAAAGATGGTTTTATTTACGGTCGTGGAACTCAAGATATGAAAAGTGGAGTCGCTTCCATGGTTGAGGCACTTCGAGAAATTAAAAATTTTAACGGAACTCTCTCGCTTCTTTTAACAAGTGATGAAGAGGGAGATGCAGATTTTGGAACAGTTCTTGTTTTAAAAGAGTTGAAAAAGCGAAATGAACTCCCAGGTTTTTCACTTATTACAGAACCAACAAGCGAGGGAAAAATGGGCGATGTGATAAAAATTGGACGACGAGGATCAATAAATGGGACTCTCACAATTTTTGGAAAACAGGGACATGTCGCATATCCAAAAAAGAGCATAAATCCAATTCATCTTTTTGCAGATAAATTGGAAAAACTTGCTGGACATAAATTTGATGATGGAGATGATTTTTTTCAACCGAGCCAACTTATTATTACAGATATTCGAGGCGGTTTGGAAGTTACAAATGTAACACCTGAAACTCTCAAAATTATGTTCAATGTTCGGAACAGCACAAAAACAGATTTAGAAAAAGTTGAAAATTATGTTCGAGAGGTTTGCGGGGATTTAAAATTTGAGTTGAAGATTTCTCAATCATCAAAACCTTTTCAAACAGACTCAAACAGCAAAATTGTTGAAATCTTAAAAAGTTCTGTTGCTGAAATTTGTGAAATAGAACCTAGCTTAACAACTGGTGGAGGAACTTCTGATGCTCGTTTTATGGGTGAGTTTGGTGTAAAAGTGGCAGAGTTTGGTGTCCGAAACGACAGAATTCACTCGTCAAATGAGAGAGTATCTATTGATGAGGTCGAAAAACTTACAAAAGTTGTCAAATCAGTTTTGGATAAATTTTAGAATTCGGGGAAATCCCCGAAAATAGGTTTCACAAAAATTTTAAAGCGACCTCATCGGCAAGAAGATAGTTTTTATTAAAAATTCTGTTCTCTTTTTCTAAAACTATCCCTTTTTCTAAAAGTAGATCTAAGATTTTCAAATCTAAATCATTTTTGGAAACTCCAATTTTTGAACGAAAACCTAAAAAGAGTTTTTCAAAAAAAAGATCATTTTCCGAAAGCTTCTCAATTTCTCTATCAAAAGGATTTTCAATATATTTTTGCGGGTTTCTTTCTGGGTAATATCGGAAATCATTCCAAAATCCAACTGCACCACTTCCCAAACCTAGATAGTTTTCACCACCCCAATATCCCAAATTGTGAATAGACGGATTTCCAAAATTTGAAATCTCATATTGCGGAAATTTTTCAGATATTTTTTCCAAAAGCCATTCAGTTTCTGAAATATTTTCAAAATTCTTTTCCCCGATTTTTTGAAAAGGTGTTCCCTCTTCAATTGTCAAAGAATAGAGACTTAAATGGTCAATCGGCAAATTTTCCAACTCTGAAATCTCTTTTTCTAAAAACTCTCTATTGTCAAATTTTGTGCCGTAAATTAAGTCGAGGGAAATTCTCTCAATTCCAACTTTATTTGCTTTTTCCAAAATATCTTTTGCCCGTTTTCCAGAGTGATGACGACCAAGATATTTTAATTTCTCAGTTTGAAAACTTTGCACACCGAGAGAAAGACGATTTACACCAAGATTTTTCATCTCTCTCAACCAATTTTCATTGGCACTATTTGGATTTGCCTCGACTGTAATTTCAACTGTTTCCGACAAATCTAATTTGCTAAAGAGCTTTTCATAAAATTTGGATTCAACTGTTGAAGGTGTTCCTCCGCCAATAAAAATTGTCTTGAATTTAGAAACTTCAAATTTTTGGGTGTCAAATTCTAATTGTTTGGAAAGTGCATCAAAATATCTCTCCTTTTCAGAAGAGATTCCCGTAAAACTGTTGAAAGAGCAATACGGACATTTTGTATCGCAAAACGGAATATGAATGTAAAGAAGTGGATTCAAGAATTTTCTCGGAGTCGATAAAACTCTTTTCGGTAGTTTTCAAACTCACCTTTTTCAATCGCATCTCGAATTTCCGACATCAAATTTAAATAGTAGTGTAAATTGTGCATTGTCGCGAGTCGAACATATGTAATCTCTTTTGCTCGGAAAAGATGATTTAAATAGGAACGGGAGTAATTTTGACAAGTGTAGCAATTGCATTTTTCATCAATTGGTTTTGAGTCCTCTTTAAATCGGGAAGCTTTTATACTTAGTCGCCCAAAAGTAGTGAAAATTGTTCCGTTTCGTGCATTTCGAGTCGGCATCACACAATCAAACATATCAATTCCACGATATACATTTTCGATGAGGTCTTCAGGTGTTCCGACTCCCATTAAGTATCGAGGTTTATCAGTTGGCAAAAGCGGAGCTGTAAATTCTACTGTGTCATACATCGCCTGATTTGGTTCGCCAACAGAAAGCCCACCGATTGCAAAACCGTCAAAAGAACGATTTTGGTATTCAATTCCAGTCAATTCTTTCGCACTTTTTTCTCGAAAATTTAGATTTGTTCCACCTTGAACAATTGCAAAAATATTTTGGTCGAGTCCAATTCCTTTTTCTCTTTTTTGTAGGAAATATTCGAGTGAATTTTTTGCCCACCGAGTTGTTCTTTCAATAGATTCTCGAATTCTTTTCTCTTCAGCTGGTAGTGCGATGAGGTCGTCCAAAACCATCATAATATCGCTACCCAAATCATTTTGAATATCTACGACCTTTTCTGGAGTAAAAAAATGTTTTGAGCCGTCAATATGACTTTTGAAATGAATTCCGACCTCATCAGTTTTTGAATCTTTTAGTGAAAAAGCTTGAAATCCTCCGCTGTCTGTTAAAAAACTTTTTGGGAAACCTGTGAATTTATGGAGTCCGCCCATGTTTTTAACTGTTTTGTGGCTTGGTTTTAAATATAAATGATAAGTATTTGCAAGAATAATTTCAGGTTTCAGATACTGATTTAAATCAACTGTATCCAAACCTTTCATTGTTGCAACTGTGCCGACGGGCATAAAAACAGGAGTTTGAATTGTGCTGTGTGCTGTTTTTAAAATTCCCCGTCGTGCTTTTCCGTCCGTTGCTTTAACAGTAAATTCCAATTATTTCTCAACTTTCACTGTGTAAATTTTTCCGTTCGCGACATAAACTGAGAAAAGTTGATTATTTGCTTCTACAAAAATTGCATCTCCAATTCTTTCATCTGTAATTGTTGAAGAAGATAGCATTTTATTTTGTGTAATTGTCCCACCATCTGAAATAGAGTAGCTGTAAATTCCGCTATCTGCACTACTAACCGATTCTCCTCCGCTAATTGGAAAAGAGATAATTCCATTTTCATTGTTATATTTTAATGCTTCTGAATTCACAAAAACAGGTGAAGAATTGTAGTAATCTCCAATTACTCTTGAACTCACAATTTCAGGGTCTTTTAAATTTGATAAATTAAATGAGTCTAATCTAACACCTTGGTCAAGACCAATTTCGCTTTGATCAACTCCAAAAGTTAAAAGTGTGCTGTTTTCAGGAATATATTTTATAAGTTCTATCCGTCCATTTGGTGTAATTTCTCCAGCACGGACTGGTGTTGTCTCATCAGACATATCTGTTAAATATAACCGTTTGTCGCCTTTTACAGAAGTAATTGCTAAATCTTTGAAGAATTTTACAGATTCCACTTTTTTGAAATATGAAACAAAATTTTCAAGTCCGCCAACTCGAGCTAAAACTCCACCTGTCTGTTCAACAAAAGCTTCGACTCTATTTCCAACCTCATCGCTATCTTCTGCCCAAGAGAGTTTGTCTGTTGTTGCGACTCTTAAAATCTTGTCATATTCGTCAAGTGAAAATCTGTTTAAAGGTTCTCCGTCAATAAATGTAGAAGCACGATATTCTAAATTTGGATAGAAATTAAATTTTTCAATTCTTGTTCGTCCCCGATACTCTTCAAAAGAGATATGAACAGGAGAGAGTTTATAAGTTAAGTAGAATGAGTTTTGTGAGATATGTTTTTCTGCAATTTCGCCAAAAACTGAGATTTTGTCATTCACAACTCCAGTTACTGTATTTAAGCTAATTACTGTAAAGAAAGAGCCTTGTTGGTCGAGTCTGTTTAGAGATAAAAAATCTTGTGGATCAAGTAATGCACGAGAGTAATTTTGATCTATGTATTGGTATCTTGGTTCATAATATAGATTATTTACAGTTGGTTCTTCATAGTTGTATCGGAAAAGCTTCTCGTTCTCTTCATCTTGTAAAACATCATAGCAGAGATGTTGATACTCTACTGTATCTTGCGGATAACGACACTCATCAATATCAGAAAGATAATCTTTTGGATAGTCTATATCAATACATGGTTGAAATTCCAAGAAAAGATAGAGCTGATTTCCAACCATTCGACTGTCATAAAGAGTTCCATCAAAAAGAATATGTCGTCTAAGTTGTGCAGTATCATCATTGTCAAAATCATAAATCGAGATAAAAGTTCGATCTTCCCGACATCGACCCGCAAAACTCTCTCCACTATATTCCATGTCTGAAATTGAAACAATTCTTTCTCCACTATCTGTTACATAAAAACTATTTACACTTGATGGATAAATCTCACCAGTTTTCCCATTTTTAAGATTTATTGATGGAGTTTGTGCATTGTTTTTTGAGCTACCTTCAAAAAGAACACTCTCAAGAACTTTCTGTTCAATTCTTTTCTGATCTTGTGAAAGTGCATATAAATAATCACCCGTTACAATCAATCTTTTTGGAAAAATAGTCGAACTCGCTTCTACTTCTGGTTCAAATTCATTTAAAAGAGCATTATTTGTAGTCTCAGTTTCCTCTGTTTCAGCCTCTTCTGTTTCAGTCTCGTATCGACTTCTCTTTTCAACCCAACCCCAAAAATTATCTTTTCTTTGACCAATAATAAGACTGTTTGTAACTCGATTTTTCATCTCTGTTAGTGTGTTAGGACTTGATAATTCTCCTGAAAGCTCTGGCAAATTTAGAGTTTTATCAACAGGAGTATGAACCCAAAATCCCATTTTTGTATTGATTTCATCAATTTCAGGAAAATCAAGAAAAGAGTAATTCGTATTTGTTTGCCACTCTTTTTCATCGCTATATTTCCAAACTTTTAAACCTGAAAAAACTTCTGGTGAAAGCACAGTTTTATATGGCAACGAAATTAAATTCCAGCCTTTAAAAATATCAATTTTTCCAATATCTTTTGAATTTACATAGAGTTCAGTATTATCATCAACCGCAATTTCCCAATCTTCATAGCTATAAACCCAAATTCCGTGCCATCGCTTTACACTTGTTAGCGGAGTTATATTTAAATTATCTAATTTATCATCTATTGCATTATCTGGAGAATATCCAAGCCACTCGCTATACTCTCCATCATAATGCCAAACGAGTCTTACATTCTCGTTGTTAAAAATCCTCATGTTGTCAATATCTGACGGAAGACCGATAAGTTGCCAACCCTTTTTCAACTCTAATCTGTATTCCACAGCATTTAAAAGAGATGATAAAAGAATTGTTGTAAATAATAGTTGTAATATTCTGAACATTTTCTACCTTAAATTCAAACTTTTTTCTAAAATCGATTGAAATCAAATTATATTAAAATAGTTTTAAACAAGTGCAATTTGATAAAATTTTTAAAAAGGCTTATTTTGAGAAAAGCACTTTTTCTTGATCGAGACGGAGTTATAAATCGTGATCTGAATTATGTTTATAAAAAAGAGGATTTCTATTTTATAGATGGTATTTTTGATTTTGTGAGAATTTTTGCGGAAAAAGGTTTTGAGATTTTTGTTGTAACAAACCAATCGGGAATTGCACGAGGATTTTATAAAGAAGAAGATTTTCAGAAAATAAAAAGGTATATGGAAAACTATTTTTGGAAAGAGGGAATTGAAATCACAAAAACATATCATTGCCCTTGCCATCCAGATTTTAGTGAAACTTGTGAATGCCGAAAACCAAAACCAACAATGCTTTTAGAAGCTGAAAAAGAGTTCAATATCGACTTGTCAAAATCAATTTTTGTTGGAGATAGCGAAACAGATATTCTTGCAGGACAAAGTGCTGGAGTTCAAACTTTCTTATTTTCTGAACATAATCTTGAACGAACTTTTCAAAAAATCTTAGATTCTTACAATTCCCAATTTAAACCGTATCCGCCATTCTCTTTTAAATAATTATTCGTTTTTGAAAATGGTTTTGAGTCAAAAAAACCTCGATATGCTGAAAGTGGTGAAGGGTGTGGTGCTTTTAAAATCAGGTGTTTATCTTTATCGATGAGGTCGGATTTTTGCTGTGCATTACTTCCCCAAAGAATAAAAACTACTTTTTCCCTCTCTTTTGAAATCACACGAATGACTTCATCTGTAAATTCTTCCCAGCCTT of Thiovulum sp. ES contains these proteins:
- a CDS encoding fumarate reductase/succinate dehydrogenase, iron-sulfur subunit FrdB (TIGRFAM: succinate dehydrogenase and fumarate reductase iron-sulfur protein), producing the protein MSSEKGRILKFHILRYNPLDKNDKPHMQTYELEETMGMTLFVALNVLRETQDHSLQFDFVCRAGICGSCAMVINGKPDLACKTLTSNFPNGEVTLMPLPVFELIGDLSVNTAKWMQEMSQQIEGWIVTNEKVNIDILEERMKPDVADEVFELDRCVECGCCVAGCGTKRMHDNFVGAVALNRVARFHADPRDVRTDEYWYDIIGNDDGIFGCMSLLGCADVCPKELPLQSKLAFLRRKMVAQG
- a CDS encoding DNA/RNA helicase, superfamily I (PFAM: UvrD/REP helicase) is translated as MVERVAKIFDKEIASRIVAGTFHSVSYKYLRSRNPNLILKQEGDIRTLFRTIYERRDFSQIDSELAVPYSSKYLYEVYNFYQNIELEKDFGDWIEENKEDHEIFADVYQNIVDEFEETKRELGFMNFNDLLLRMKESLKNDRPEYVEILIDEYQDTNLLQDSLIAELKPKSLFCVGDYDQSIYAFNGANISIIGSFTEKFPNAKVHTLVKNYRSTKPILDLANLVISKNERLYEKQLEVTKKFPNIPPKLLKFDKLFSQYDGISEIVKKSKTEHSEIAILFRNNSSADGIEGALRKFNIPAKRRGGRSLFETKEVKALLDIYTILLNHKDMMAFIHIFEYAKGLGVGTAKDIFEALKLLGNGDIYRGFYEPNRNISNPFKSGQNNRQLLLSNDFIELGSVSRFQKFNFPEQFLSNPILKHPRLSEDGAELLFEFRKLLLTFRHAKNPVKVIELIANGKIYRYILNILKSSRSKLPNGEHSKEKEKDAVAGIVNRVKIIKKLSMSYNDHRSFLNAMVLGSKDLTKGDGVNLLTVHASKGLEFREVYIVDLMDGRFPNTKLSKQSDGGIDEERRLFYVAVTRAKEILYLSFARMDDKKDKSFEPSQFLNEGKLI
- a CDS encoding succinyl-diaminopimelate desuccinylase (PFAM: Peptidase family M20/M25/M40; Peptidase dimerisation domain~TIGRFAM: succinyl-diaminopimelate desuccinylase, proteobacterial clade); this translates as MRILKDIVSMKSETPNSGGILEYIENLLPDFSAEYFREGGVENLFLKKKFSDGIHLCLAGHIDVVPAGEGWETEPYEPVEKDGFIYGRGTQDMKSGVASMVEALREIKNFNGTLSLLLTSDEEGDADFGTVLVLKELKKRNELPGFSLITEPTSEGKMGDVIKIGRRGSINGTLTIFGKQGHVAYPKKSINPIHLFADKLEKLAGHKFDDGDDFFQPSQLIITDIRGGLEVTNVTPETLKIMFNVRNSTKTDLEKVENYVREVCGDLKFELKISQSSKPFQTDSNSKIVEILKSSVAEICEIEPSLTTGGGTSDARFMGEFGVKVAEFGVRNDRIHSSNERVSIDEVEKLTKVVKSVLDKF
- a CDS encoding putative oxygen-independent coproporphyrinogen III oxidase (PFAM: Radical SAM superfamily; HemN C-terminal region~TIGRFAM: putative oxygen-independent coproporphyrinogen III oxidase) — protein: MNPLLYIHIPFCDTKCPYCSFNSFTGISSEKERYFDALSKQLEFDTQKFEVSKFKTIFIGGGTPSTVESKFYEKLFSKLDLSETVEITVEANPNSANENWLREMKNLGVNRLSLGVQSFQTEKLKYLGRHHSGKRAKDILEKANKVGIERISLDLIYGTKFDNREFLEKEISELENLPIDHLSLYSLTIEEGTPFQKIGEKNFENISETEWLLEKISEKFPQYEISNFGNPSIHNLGYWGGENYLGLGSGAVGFWNDFRYYPERNPQKYIENPFDREIEKLSENDLFFEKLFLGFRSKIGVSKNDLDLKILDLLLEKGIVLEKENRIFNKNYLLADEVALKFL
- a CDS encoding tRNA-guanine transglycosylase, queuosine-34-forming (PFAM: Queuine tRNA-ribosyltransferase~TIGRFAM: tRNA-guanine transglycosylases, various specificities; tRNA-guanine transglycosylase, queuosine-34-forming), producing MEFTVKATDGKARRGILKTAHSTIQTPVFMPVGTVATMKGLDTVDLNQYLKPEIILANTYHLYLKPSHKTVKNMGGLHKFTGFPKSFLTDSGGFQAFSLKDSKTDEVGIHFKSHIDGSKHFFTPEKVVDIQNDLGSDIMMVLDDLIALPAEEKRIRESIERTTRWAKNSLEYFLQKREKGIGLDQNIFAIVQGGTNLNFREKSAKELTGIEYQNRSFDGFAIGGLSVGEPNQAMYDTVEFTAPLLPTDKPRYLMGVGTPEDLIENVYRGIDMFDCVMPTRNARNGTIFTTFGRLSIKASRFKEDSKPIDEKCNCYTCQNYSRSYLNHLFRAKEITYVRLATMHNLHYYLNLMSEIRDAIEKGEFENYRKEFYRLRENS
- a CDS encoding beta propeller domain-containing protein (PFAM: Beta propeller domain) produces the protein MFRILQLLFTTILLSSLLNAVEYRLELKKGWQLIGLPSDIDNMRIFNNENVRLVWHYDGEYSEWLGYSPDNAIDDKLDNLNITPLTSVKRWHGIWVYSYEDWEIAVDDNTELYVNSKDIGKIDIFKGWNLISLPYKTVLSPEVFSGLKVWKYSDEKEWQTNTNYSFLDFPEIDEINTKMGFWVHTPVDKTLNLPELSGELSSPNTLTEMKNRVTNSLIIGQRKDNFWGWVEKRSRYETETEEAETEETETTNNALLNEFEPEVEASSTIFPKRLIVTGDYLYALSQDQKRIEQKVLESVLFEGSSKNNAQTPSINLKNGKTGEIYPSSVNSFYVTDSGERIVSISDMEYSGESFAGRCREDRTFISIYDFDNDDTAQLRRHILFDGTLYDSRMVGNQLYLFLEFQPCIDIDYPKDYLSDIDECRYPQDTVEYQHLCYDVLQDEENEKLFRYNYEEPTVNNLYYEPRYQYIDQNYSRALLDPQDFLSLNRLDQQGSFFTVISLNTVTGVVNDKISVFGEIAEKHISQNSFYLTYKLSPVHISFEEYRGRTRIEKFNFYPNLEYRASTFIDGEPLNRFSLDEYDKILRVATTDKLSWAEDSDEVGNRVEAFVEQTGGVLARVGGLENFVSYFKKVESVKFFKDLAITSVKGDKRLYLTDMSDETTPVRAGEITPNGRIELIKYIPENSTLLTFGVDQSEIGLDQGVRLDSFNLSNLKDPEIVSSRVIGDYYNSSPVFVNSEALKYNNENGIISFPISGGESVSSADSGIYSYSISDGGTITQNKMLSSSTITDERIGDAIFVEANNQLFSVYVANGKIYTVKVEK
- a CDS encoding D,D-heptose 1,7-bisphosphate phosphatase (PFAM: haloacid dehalogenase-like hydrolase~TIGRFAM: haloacid dehalogenase superfamily, subfamily IA, variant 3 with third motif having DD or ED; HAD-superfamily hydrolase, subfamily IIIA; D,D-heptose 1,7-bisphosphate phosphatase; histidinol-phosphate phosphatase family domain) encodes the protein MRKALFLDRDGVINRDLNYVYKKEDFYFIDGIFDFVRIFAEKGFEIFVVTNQSGIARGFYKEEDFQKIKRYMENYFWKEGIEITKTYHCPCHPDFSETCECRKPKPTMLLEAEKEFNIDLSKSIFVGDSETDILAGQSAGVQTFLFSEHNLERTFQKILDSYNSQFKPYPPFSFK